In a single window of the Agrobacterium vitis genome:
- the rplS gene encoding 50S ribosomal protein L19, producing the protein MNIIQQLEAEQAAKIEAKRTLPEFSPGDTLRVNVRVTEGNRTRVQAYEGVCIARSGGSINESFTVRKISYGEGVERVFPVYSPLVESVEVVRRGKVRRAKLYYLRDRRGKSARIVENTGTRARKLNDAERAALAEEKARLEAEKVAAAQALAAEKAAAEAAEKAAAAEAEAAKAAEGSAE; encoded by the coding sequence ATGAACATCATTCAGCAGCTAGAAGCCGAACAGGCCGCCAAGATCGAAGCCAAGCGCACCCTGCCGGAATTTTCTCCTGGCGATACGCTGCGCGTCAACGTCCGCGTCACGGAAGGCAACCGTACCCGCGTACAGGCCTATGAAGGCGTATGCATTGCCCGCTCCGGCGGCAGCATCAACGAAAGCTTCACCGTTCGCAAGATTTCCTATGGCGAAGGCGTCGAGCGCGTTTTCCCGGTCTATTCGCCGCTGGTTGAAAGCGTCGAAGTGGTTCGTCGCGGTAAGGTCCGTCGCGCCAAGCTCTACTACCTGCGCGACCGTCGCGGCAAATCCGCTCGTATCGTTGAAAACACCGGCACCCGCGCCCGCAAGCTGAACGACGCCGAGCGCGCCGCACTTGCCGAGGAAAAGGCCCGCCTGGAAGCCGAAAAGGTTGCAGCAGCACAGGCTCTGGCCGCTGAAAAGGCCGCAGCAGAAGCCGCCGAAAAGGCTGCCGCTGCTGAAGCCGAAGCTGCAAAGGCAGCCGAAGGTTCGGCTGAATAA
- the copD gene encoding copper homeostasis membrane protein CopD gives MTPEQANILCRLVFDACALFLWGAHGFLLLAVAKDLAEHIEHRLARFYHLALVLMIIAGIGKIAAQAALLGDGWQTVTPTLVADLLQATQSGAALGLQAGLTGALLLAYCIFRHHRGIVVTLFGALFLISLSLNGHAIAETGATGLLHRANHSLHLLAAGLWLGALPPVVLLLKAMQDEHARPPALVALMRFSTIGHIAVALTLMSGALNAWLIVGAHAVDISMPYQKLLLVKIAAVAAMVMIAIINRYVFVPRMHHSPAGAIRAIRIGTLAECGLGLAAVAMVAAFGTMQPG, from the coding sequence GTGACACCCGAACAGGCCAACATTCTCTGCCGCCTGGTGTTCGACGCCTGCGCGCTCTTCCTCTGGGGCGCGCATGGCTTTCTGTTGCTTGCCGTCGCCAAGGATCTTGCCGAGCATATCGAGCACCGCCTGGCCAGATTTTACCATCTCGCGCTCGTGCTCATGATAATTGCCGGTATCGGCAAGATCGCCGCCCAGGCAGCCTTGCTCGGTGATGGCTGGCAAACGGTGACGCCGACCCTGGTCGCCGACCTGCTCCAGGCCACGCAAAGCGGAGCAGCGCTCGGGCTACAGGCAGGGCTCACCGGCGCGCTCCTGCTGGCCTATTGCATCTTTCGCCATCATCGCGGCATCGTCGTAACGCTGTTTGGCGCCTTGTTCTTGATCAGCCTCAGCCTCAATGGTCATGCGATTGCCGAGACGGGTGCGACCGGCCTTCTGCATCGCGCCAATCACAGCCTGCATCTTCTGGCTGCTGGCCTCTGGCTCGGAGCCTTGCCGCCCGTCGTGCTGTTGTTAAAGGCCATGCAGGATGAGCACGCACGGCCGCCAGCACTGGTGGCACTGATGCGATTTTCCACCATAGGCCATATCGCCGTCGCCCTGACCCTGATGAGTGGCGCACTCAACGCCTGGCTGATCGTCGGGGCGCATGCTGTCGATATCAGCATGCCCTATCAGAAATTGCTGCTCGTCAAGATCGCTGCTGTTGCCGCCATGGTGATGATCGCCATCATCAACCGCTACGTCTTCGTACCGCGCATGCATCACAGCCCGGCAGGCGCAATCCGCGCCATCCGTATCGGAACGCTGGCGGAATGTGGGCTGGGTCTTGCCGCTGTCGCAATGGTCGCCGCCTTCGGCACGATGCAGCCGGGATGA
- the trmD gene encoding tRNA (guanosine(37)-N1)-methyltransferase TrmD — MTFQATVLTLYPEMFPGHLGVSLAGRALERGQWAMEAVQIRDFASDKHRSVDDTPAGGGAGMVLKPDVLARAIDSLGDDTLGSERRPRLLMSPRGRPLTQKRVREIAGGTGVVIVCGRFEGVDQRVIEARNLEEVSIGDYILSGGEPAALTLLDAVVRIIPGVMGNDLSGLHESFEGGLLEHPHYTRPQVFEGREIPAVLTSGNHGAIEAWRQEQSETLTRERRPDLLSQPSTNHPQANQPLKK; from the coding sequence ATGACATTTCAGGCAACTGTGCTGACGCTCTATCCGGAGATGTTTCCGGGGCATCTCGGCGTGTCGCTGGCGGGCCGGGCGCTGGAGCGCGGCCAATGGGCCATGGAGGCGGTGCAGATCCGCGATTTTGCCAGTGACAAGCACCGCAGCGTTGATGACACGCCCGCCGGTGGCGGTGCAGGCATGGTGCTGAAACCGGATGTGCTGGCCAGAGCCATCGACAGTCTGGGAGATGACACCCTTGGCAGTGAGAGGCGCCCCCGTCTATTGATGAGCCCGCGGGGCAGGCCCCTCACCCAGAAACGGGTCCGCGAAATCGCTGGAGGTACCGGCGTGGTGATCGTCTGCGGACGGTTCGAAGGTGTCGACCAGCGGGTCATCGAGGCCCGCAATCTGGAGGAAGTCTCCATCGGCGATTATATTCTCTCAGGCGGAGAGCCTGCGGCCCTGACACTTCTGGACGCCGTGGTGCGCATCATCCCCGGCGTGATGGGCAATGACCTGTCTGGCCTGCATGAAAGCTTCGAGGGCGGGTTGCTGGAACATCCGCATTATACCCGTCCGCAAGTCTTTGAGGGCCGGGAGATCCCGGCAGTGCTGACCTCGGGCAATCACGGTGCCATCGAGGCCTGGCGCCAGGAGCAATCCGAGACACTGACCCGCGAGCGGCGGCCCGATTTGCTCTCTCAGCCCTCCACCAATCACCCCCAGGCCAATCAGCCTTTAAAAAAGTAG
- the copC gene encoding copper homeostasis periplasmic binding protein CopC, translating into MTVTSRTLATFALFGALAMAGQAFAHAHLATVAPADKATIVSAPKTIDLSFTEGLEPKFSGVDITGPQQQKIKTGEAVVSKDGKGLSVPLSEPLAPGAYSVEWHVLSVDGHKSNGTTSFTVKP; encoded by the coding sequence ATGACTGTCACATCGAGAACACTGGCCACATTCGCGCTCTTCGGCGCCCTGGCCATGGCAGGCCAAGCCTTCGCCCATGCTCACCTGGCCACCGTCGCCCCGGCGGACAAGGCGACCATTGTCAGCGCCCCGAAAACCATCGACCTCAGCTTTACCGAAGGGCTTGAGCCGAAATTTTCCGGTGTCGATATCACCGGCCCGCAACAGCAGAAGATCAAAACCGGTGAAGCGGTGGTCAGCAAGGACGGCAAGGGCCTGAGCGTTCCGCTCAGCGAGCCGCTTGCCCCTGGTGCCTATAGTGTCGAATGGCATGTTCTGTCGGTCGATGGTCATAAGTCGAACGGTACGACCAGCTTTACCGTCAAGCCGTGA
- a CDS encoding transporter substrate-binding domain-containing protein, whose amino-acid sequence MSLRRAVLAGLSALLLAPFAAFAADLPDLGGKTVIVVTENAYPPLQFVDPKSGKAIGWEYDAMNEIAKRLNFKVEYQNTSWDAMIQAVADGQYNIGMTGITIKEDRKEKIDFSDPYMRSQQLMLVRSDEARFTDAKSFKAFDKGLIAAQPGTSPFYTAVYEVLDGNEQNPRIKLFETFGATVQALKTGDVDLVLTDSTAGKGYVDASGGALKIIGEPLGTEDFGFIFQKGSDLVKPINAAIAALKADGTFDALNKKWFLDYKLGN is encoded by the coding sequence ATGTCTTTGCGCCGCGCCGTTCTCGCTGGTCTTTCGGCCCTTTTGCTCGCCCCCTTCGCCGCCTTTGCTGCGGATCTGCCGGATCTCGGCGGCAAGACGGTGATCGTCGTGACCGAAAACGCCTATCCGCCATTGCAATTTGTCGATCCGAAGAGCGGCAAGGCGATAGGCTGGGAATATGACGCCATGAACGAGATCGCCAAGCGGCTGAATTTCAAGGTCGAATATCAGAACACCTCCTGGGACGCGATGATCCAGGCGGTTGCCGACGGACAATACAACATTGGCATGACCGGCATCACCATCAAGGAAGACCGCAAGGAAAAGATCGATTTCTCCGATCCCTATATGCGCTCGCAGCAATTGATGCTGGTGCGCAGCGATGAGGCCCGTTTTACCGACGCCAAGAGCTTCAAGGCCTTCGACAAGGGCCTGATCGCCGCGCAGCCAGGCACAAGCCCGTTCTACACCGCTGTCTACGAAGTGCTTGATGGCAACGAACAGAACCCGCGTATCAAACTGTTTGAAACCTTTGGCGCGACCGTGCAGGCCCTGAAAACCGGCGATGTCGATCTGGTGCTCACCGACAGCACGGCGGGCAAAGGCTATGTCGATGCCTCCGGTGGAGCATTGAAAATCATCGGCGAACCGCTGGGCACCGAGGATTTCGGCTTCATCTTTCAAAAGGGTTCGGATCTGGTCAAGCCGATCAATGCCGCCATCGCCGCCCTGAAGGCCGATGGCACGTTCGACGCCCTGAACAAGAAGTGGTTCCTCGATTACAAGCTGGGTAACTGA
- a CDS encoding sulfite exporter TauE/SafE family protein, with translation MSIEIISLMFAAGFFSAVVNAIAGGGTFLTFGVLTLAGLPSVTANATSSIIQFPGYITSTLAYRREIAAHWKSAALLSIISAVGSVVGALILISLSNPTFSRLVPWLLLMATLVFALGPRLRRKADKQHPANVLGLLLQGITSVYGGFFGAGMGIMMLASLQFASGGDYHHLNALKNLLAIVIAAIAILVFATAGAVSWLHAGIMLPAAALGGYAGVHMAKRAPQTLLRWLVIAAGLSLAIYYFFKG, from the coding sequence ATGTCGATAGAAATCATCAGTCTGATGTTTGCCGCCGGGTTTTTCTCGGCGGTTGTCAATGCCATTGCCGGCGGCGGAACCTTCCTGACTTTCGGGGTGCTGACCCTGGCAGGCCTGCCCTCGGTCACGGCCAATGCGACCTCGTCCATCATTCAGTTTCCCGGTTATATCACCTCGACGCTCGCCTATCGGCGCGAAATCGCTGCCCATTGGAAAAGTGCTGCGCTGCTGTCGATAATTTCAGCCGTGGGTTCGGTGGTCGGTGCGTTGATCCTGATTTCCCTTTCCAATCCCACCTTCAGCCGCCTGGTGCCATGGCTGTTGCTGATGGCAACGCTGGTGTTTGCGCTTGGCCCCCGGCTGAGGCGCAAGGCCGATAAGCAGCACCCCGCCAACGTGCTCGGATTGCTGCTGCAAGGCATCACCTCCGTCTATGGCGGATTTTTCGGAGCGGGCATGGGCATTATGATGCTGGCCTCGCTGCAATTTGCCAGCGGCGGTGACTACCACCATCTGAACGCGCTGAAAAATCTGTTGGCCATCGTTATCGCCGCGATTGCCATCCTGGTGTTTGCAACGGCTGGCGCGGTGTCGTGGCTGCATGCGGGCATCATGCTGCCGGCGGCGGCACTGGGCGGCTATGCCGGTGTGCACATGGCCAAACGCGCGCCGCAGACATTGCTGCGCTGGTTGGTGATCGCCGCTGGCCTGTCGCTGGCGATCTACTACTTTTTTAAAGGCTGA
- the rpsP gene encoding 30S ribosomal protein S16: protein MSLKIRLARGGSKKRPYYQIVIADARSPRDGRFLEKVGSWNPMLGKDNEKRVELNADRIKEWIAKGAQPTDRVLKFLAEAGLAERAARSNPEKAKPGKRAVERLAEKKQKADALAAATAEAAE from the coding sequence ATGTCCCTCAAGATTCGTCTCGCCCGCGGCGGCTCCAAGAAGCGTCCTTACTACCAGATCGTTATCGCCGACGCCCGTTCGCCACGCGATGGCCGTTTCCTGGAAAAGGTTGGTTCCTGGAACCCAATGCTCGGCAAGGACAATGAAAAGCGCGTTGAACTGAACGCTGACCGTATCAAGGAATGGATTGCCAAGGGCGCACAGCCGACCGACCGCGTTCTGAAGTTCCTTGCAGAAGCTGGCCTGGCTGAACGCGCTGCACGCAGCAACCCTGAAAAGGCAAAGCCCGGCAAGCGCGCTGTTGAGCGTCTGGCTGAAAAGAAGCAGAAGGCTGATGCCCTGGCTGCTGCTACTGCCGAAGCCGCTGAATAA
- a CDS encoding amino acid ABC transporter permease, which translates to MAFQTLPNGSKQDFPWWLVALGLLALALAITIAVNDLYTQAFETVSRGIGVTVFVTLTGFALASMLGLLIALAGMADSIVLRQAARFYIEIVRGIPVLVLLFYVAFVGAPGFVALYNTLTAPLVSTGWLEPLQVRDVSLMWRAIFALCIGYSAFIAEIFRAGIESIDKGQIEAAKSLGLNRAQRFCLVVLPQAIRVIFPPLSNDFVAMVKDSSLVSVLGVADISQAGKIYASGSFRFFETYSIVAYIYLILTIGLSLILRRVEKRMRARETQRT; encoded by the coding sequence ATGGCCTTCCAGACCCTTCCGAACGGTAGCAAGCAGGATTTTCCCTGGTGGCTGGTGGCGCTTGGCCTTCTGGCGCTGGCGCTGGCCATCACCATCGCCGTCAACGATCTCTATACCCAGGCGTTCGAAACAGTCTCCCGCGGTATCGGCGTCACTGTTTTCGTCACGCTGACCGGTTTTGCACTCGCCTCCATGCTTGGCCTGCTGATCGCGCTGGCGGGCATGGCTGACAGCATCGTGCTGCGCCAGGCCGCCCGGTTCTATATCGAGATCGTCAGGGGCATTCCGGTCCTGGTGCTGTTGTTTTACGTGGCCTTCGTCGGCGCGCCCGGCTTCGTTGCCCTCTATAATACCCTCACCGCCCCGCTTGTTTCCACCGGTTGGCTGGAACCGCTTCAGGTGCGCGATGTCTCGCTGATGTGGCGGGCGATTTTTGCGCTTTGCATCGGCTATTCGGCCTTTATCGCCGAAATCTTCAGGGCGGGTATCGAATCCATCGACAAGGGACAGATCGAGGCGGCCAAATCGCTGGGATTGAACCGCGCGCAGCGATTTTGCCTGGTGGTTCTGCCCCAGGCCATCCGGGTTATTTTCCCGCCGCTCTCCAATGATTTCGTTGCCATGGTCAAGGATTCGTCGCTGGTCTCCGTACTGGGCGTCGCCGATATCAGCCAGGCGGGAAAGATCTATGCCTCCGGGTCCTTCCGGTTTTTCGAGACCTATTCCATCGTCGCCTATATTTACCTGATCCTCACCATCGGCCTGTCGCTCATCCTGCGGCGGGTGGAAAAGCGGATGCGCGCCCGTGAGACCCAGCGAACCTAG
- a CDS encoding PepSY-associated TM helix domain-containing protein → MSTITSLPVEKPVAASTRGFYFAAWRWHFYAGLYVAPFLIVLAVTGLIMMWSATLVGRDGEKAFTVTPTTAQTLVSQQADAALSAVPGGVIAQYIAPATPQSVAAFRVNRGQESMMVAVNPYDAQVLGQWNHRSALYDLADSIHSDLLIGTLGDRLIEIAAGFGVVLIITGLYMWWPRQGESYLRLLIPSFAEKGRQLWKSLHRTIGFYASILLLVFLVSGLSWTGVWGEKFTQAWSTFPIGKWSDAPLSDATHAAMNHGSIKDVPWTLEQAPMPMSGSAAGHAGLPDGEAVTLDNVIAYARAIGFDNRFQLNFPKDESGVWSISRDTMSKDSTDPRSDRTVHIDRYSGKVLADIKYENYGLAGKTMAIGVSFHMGTIGLWNLILVTVYCLAVIFLSVSGIAMWWIRRPKGASRLMAPAYPADMRLWKTGAIVMLLTSLLFPLTGAALLAVLLIDMVLIRRIKPLKRALS, encoded by the coding sequence ATGTCCACCATTACATCGCTGCCGGTCGAAAAGCCGGTAGCAGCCTCAACCAGAGGATTTTATTTTGCCGCCTGGCGCTGGCATTTCTATGCCGGGCTCTATGTCGCCCCTTTCCTGATCGTGCTGGCCGTCACCGGACTGATCATGATGTGGAGCGCCACCCTGGTCGGACGCGACGGAGAAAAGGCTTTCACCGTCACCCCCACGACTGCCCAGACGCTTGTGTCGCAACAGGCAGACGCCGCACTGTCCGCCGTTCCAGGCGGGGTTATCGCTCAATATATCGCGCCAGCCACACCGCAGAGTGTCGCGGCTTTCCGGGTCAACCGGGGCCAAGAGTCGATGATGGTCGCCGTCAATCCCTATGATGCGCAGGTGCTGGGCCAATGGAACCACCGTAGCGCGCTCTACGACCTGGCCGACAGCATTCACAGCGACCTTTTGATCGGCACCCTGGGCGACCGGCTGATCGAAATCGCCGCCGGTTTCGGCGTGGTGCTGATCATCACCGGGCTTTACATGTGGTGGCCGCGCCAGGGCGAGAGCTATTTGCGACTGCTCATTCCGAGCTTTGCCGAAAAGGGTCGCCAGCTCTGGAAATCCCTGCACCGCACCATCGGCTTTTACGCTTCGATCCTGCTTCTGGTCTTTCTGGTGTCGGGCTTGAGCTGGACAGGCGTCTGGGGTGAAAAATTCACCCAGGCCTGGAGCACGTTCCCGATCGGCAAATGGAGCGATGCCCCACTGTCCGACGCGACCCATGCCGCCATGAACCATGGCAGCATCAAGGATGTGCCCTGGACATTGGAGCAGGCCCCCATGCCGATGTCCGGCTCCGCTGCCGGTCACGCCGGACTGCCGGATGGGGAGGCCGTCACCCTTGACAATGTCATTGCCTATGCCCGGGCCATCGGCTTCGACAATCGCTTTCAGTTGAATTTTCCCAAGGACGAAAGCGGCGTCTGGAGTATTTCCCGGGACACGATGAGCAAAGACAGCACCGATCCCCGCTCCGACCGGACCGTGCATATCGATCGCTACAGCGGCAAGGTCCTGGCCGATATCAAATATGAAAACTACGGTCTCGCCGGCAAGACGATGGCGATCGGCGTATCCTTTCACATGGGCACAATCGGTCTGTGGAACCTGATCCTCGTCACCGTCTATTGCCTGGCCGTGATCTTTCTCAGCGTCAGCGGCATCGCCATGTGGTGGATACGCCGACCGAAAGGCGCATCACGGCTGATGGCGCCCGCCTATCCCGCCGACATGCGCCTTTGGAAAACTGGTGCCATCGTCATGCTGCTCACCTCCCTGCTGTTCCCCCTGACCGGCGCGGCGCTGCTGGCTGTACTCCTGATCGATATGGTGCTGATCCGCCGGATCAAACCATTGAAAAGAGCATTGAGCTAA
- the rimM gene encoding ribosome maturation factor RimM (Essential for efficient processing of 16S rRNA) produces the protein MTKLENPVLMAVIGAAQGLRGEVRVKSFTAYPMALGDYGKLHAADGRIFEVLDIREAKTVVVVRFRGVNDRNAAEALNGLELFIERSALPDEELDDDEFYYADLEGLAVVDAEGNSYGTVTAVFDFGAGDLLEVKGPGKRPVLVPFSEAAVLEIDLEEGKLLIDPEAAGLKDDGSEEPFSADGKPKSGGR, from the coding sequence ATGACCAAGCTTGAAAATCCCGTGCTGATGGCCGTTATCGGTGCCGCCCAAGGCCTCCGTGGCGAAGTGCGGGTGAAATCCTTCACTGCCTACCCGATGGCGCTGGGCGACTACGGCAAACTGCATGCCGCAGATGGCCGGATCTTCGAGGTGCTGGATATTCGTGAGGCCAAAACCGTTGTCGTGGTGCGCTTTCGCGGCGTCAATGACCGCAATGCCGCCGAAGCCTTGAACGGGTTGGAATTGTTTATCGAGCGCAGCGCGCTGCCCGATGAAGAACTTGATGACGATGAATTCTACTATGCCGACCTGGAGGGTCTGGCGGTGGTGGATGCCGAAGGCAATAGCTACGGCACCGTAACGGCAGTGTTCGATTTCGGCGCAGGCGATCTGCTGGAAGTAAAAGGACCGGGCAAGCGCCCCGTTCTTGTGCCGTTTTCCGAGGCTGCCGTGCTGGAAATCGATCTGGAGGAAGGCAAGCTGTTGATCGATCCCGAGGCAGCAGGCCTGAAGGACGACGGGAGCGAGGAACCGTTCAGCGCCGATGGCAAGCCGAAGAGCGGCGGTCGCTGA
- a CDS encoding DUF2946 family protein, with translation MTWRIVVHALCMIAVVAIGFAHKTPQALAAPQIPTEFASYTLPDGSLPVLCISSQTSFAPEDHGKAHGHLSQNGCEACRIGASILLPMPADTIGVAARASLETASPPFQAPVIFRIFPPNSAPRAPPLADI, from the coding sequence ATGACATGGCGCATAGTGGTGCATGCCTTGTGCATGATCGCTGTTGTCGCCATCGGCTTTGCCCATAAAACCCCTCAGGCCTTGGCAGCACCGCAAATCCCGACGGAATTTGCCTCCTATACCCTGCCGGATGGTTCGCTGCCGGTCCTGTGCATCTCCAGCCAAACCTCCTTTGCGCCTGAAGATCACGGCAAAGCCCACGGGCATCTATCCCAAAACGGCTGCGAAGCCTGCCGTATCGGCGCCTCCATCCTCTTGCCCATGCCTGCGGATACGATTGGCGTGGCGGCCAGAGCCAGTCTTGAAACGGCAAGTCCGCCTTTTCAAGCGCCCGTCATCTTCAGGATCTTCCCCCCCAATAGCGCCCCCCGCGCTCCACCCTTGGCTGACATCTGA
- a CDS encoding chorismate mutase — protein sequence MSLPVFDTAIRQELAGYRQSIDNIDAALVHMLAERFRCTQAVGVLKAKYDLPAADPAREEYQIERLRQLAKDAQLDPDFAETFLNFIIKEVIRHHEAIAAEHSSQTEQTA from the coding sequence ATGTCCCTTCCCGTGTTTGATACTGCCATCAGACAGGAACTTGCCGGTTACCGCCAGTCGATTGACAATATCGACGCGGCACTGGTGCATATGCTGGCCGAACGCTTCCGCTGCACACAGGCAGTGGGCGTGCTGAAAGCCAAATACGACCTTCCGGCCGCCGATCCGGCGCGGGAGGAATACCAGATCGAACGTTTGCGGCAGCTTGCCAAGGACGCCCAACTCGACCCGGATTTTGCCGAGACTTTCCTGAATTTCATTATCAAGGAAGTTATCCGGCATCATGAAGCCATTGCGGCTGAACATAGCAGTCAAACGGAACAGACCGCCTGA